From Meles meles chromosome 5, mMelMel3.1 paternal haplotype, whole genome shotgun sequence, one genomic window encodes:
- the RNASET2 gene encoding ribonuclease T2, producing the protein MKPAAARGLLLGSLCLALCCGGARGARTRDNHEWKKLIMVHHWPVTVCREVAKDCRDPPDYWTIHGLWPDRAEECNASWPFHFEEIKDLLPEMKMYWPDVIHPLNHSHFWKHEWEKHGTCAAQLDALNSQKKYFGGSLGLYEKLELNSILQKLGIKPSINYYQISDIKDALASMYGVVPKVQCLPPKQGEEVQTIGQIEFCFTKDLRLRNCTEPGDPGESGRAWGPGLEVCEDGPAFYPPPPQSAR; encoded by the exons ATGAAGCCGGCGGCCGCCCGCGGCCTGCTCCTGGGCTCCCTGTGCCTGGCGCTGTGCTGCGGGGGCGCGCGCGGGGCCCGCACGAG GGACAATCATGAGTGGAAAAAACTAATCATGGTTCACCACTGGCCTGTGACAGTGTGCagg GAGGTCGCGAAGGACTGCAGGGACCCTCCGGATTACTGGACCATCCACGGATTATG GCCAGATAGAGCAGAAGAGTGTAACGCATCGTGGCCCTTCCACTTCGAAGAGATCAAG GACCTCCTGCCTGAAATGAAGATGTACTGGCCCGATGTGATCCATCCACTAAACCACAGCCATTTCTG GAAGCACGAGTGGGAGAAGCACGGCACCTGTGCTGCCCAGCTCGACGCCCTCAACTCGCAGAAGAAGTACTTCGGGGGAAGCCTGGGTCTTTACGAGAAGCTGGAGCTCAACAG catACTCCAAAAATTGGGAATAAAGCCCTCTATCAATTACTACCAG ATTTCAGATATTAAAGACGCCCTTGCCAGCATGTACGGAGTCGTACCAAAAGTCCAGTGTCTTCCACCAAAACAG GGGGAGGAGGTGCAGACTATTGGTCAGATCGAGTTCTGCTTCACCAAGGACCTGCGGCTGCGGAACTGCACGGAGCCGGGGGACCCGGGCGAGTCCGGGAGGGCCTGGGGCCCGGGGCTGGAGGTCTGCGAGGACGGCCCGGCCTtctaccccccgcccccacagagCGCTCGCTGA